In a single window of the Agrobacterium vitis genome:
- the recO gene encoding DNA repair protein RecO, with translation MEWTDQAIVLGVRRHGETSVIAEMMTLARGRHLGLVRGGRSRTMQPVLQPGNVVEVTWRARLEEHLGDFRVEPLQLRAGHLMSSATAVYGVQALAALLRLLPEREPHGHLYEAMNIILDNLHEPLAAGELFIRFELAILNDLGFGLDLTACAATGGRQDLVFVSPKTGRAVSHAAGLPYADRLLSLPVFLQPEPLAGKGKHADAHALQQAFRLTGYFLQRHVYEPRGLTAGAARDGFCQAALKALETPDEIALGGAAPKPVRLP, from the coding sequence ATGGAATGGACCGATCAGGCAATTGTGTTGGGTGTGCGCAGGCATGGCGAAACCAGCGTCATTGCTGAAATGATGACGCTGGCGCGGGGCCGACATCTCGGTCTGGTGCGGGGCGGGCGATCACGCACCATGCAGCCGGTGTTGCAGCCGGGCAATGTCGTGGAAGTCACCTGGCGGGCGCGGCTGGAAGAACATCTGGGCGATTTCCGCGTCGAACCGTTGCAGCTGCGGGCCGGCCATCTGATGAGTTCTGCTACGGCGGTCTATGGCGTGCAGGCGTTGGCGGCTCTGCTGCGGCTGCTGCCGGAACGCGAGCCGCATGGACATCTGTATGAGGCGATGAATATCATTCTCGATAACCTGCATGAGCCATTGGCGGCAGGTGAGTTGTTCATCCGCTTTGAACTGGCAATCTTGAATGACCTTGGTTTCGGCCTGGACCTGACAGCCTGCGCGGCGACCGGCGGGCGTCAGGATCTGGTTTTCGTTTCGCCGAAGACGGGAAGGGCGGTTTCGCACGCCGCCGGTCTGCCCTATGCGGACAGACTTCTATCCCTTCCGGTTTTTCTACAGCCGGAGCCGCTCGCGGGAAAAGGCAAGCACGCCGATGCCCATGCCCTGCAACAGGCCTTCCGGCTGACCGGTTATTTTCTACAAAGACATGTGTATGAACCGCGCGGGCTCACGGCTGGAGCCGCGCGCGATGGTTTCTGTCAAGCGGCGCTGAAAGCCTTGGAGACGCCGGATGAGATCGCACTCGGCGGAGCCGCCCCGAAACCGGTGAGGTTGCCATAG
- a CDS encoding AbrB family transcriptional regulator, whose product MTPMDTKNPEPALGDGRLTALPSALKWILLLVLSLLVAGALEYVRFPAALLLGPMIAAIVFATNGARLSLPRPPYIAAQALVGCMIAESLNGDILRRFLQDWPLFIGATLSVIALSSLLGYIMARRHVLPGTTAVWGSSAGAASAMVLMAEAYGADTRLVAFMQYLRVVCVASAAAAMAAFVFNIAGAEPPPLVFFPEIDWQALAMTLAITAAATAAGHYLKIPAGTMLVPMLVMAVLNSFGLVKIELPLWLLAVAYAMVGWRIGLAFSRRLLLHAAKAAPQVALSILILISFGGCLAFLLWYLLGVDPLTAYLATSPGGLDSVAIIAATTHVDLPFVLALQTARFLMILALGPSISKFIANRIKA is encoded by the coding sequence ATGACCCCAATGGACACGAAAAACCCCGAACCCGCCTTGGGCGACGGTCGGCTGACAGCGCTTCCATCCGCGCTTAAATGGATACTGCTGCTGGTTCTATCGCTGCTGGTGGCCGGGGCGTTGGAATATGTCCGCTTCCCTGCAGCCCTTCTGCTTGGGCCGATGATCGCCGCTATCGTCTTTGCCACAAATGGCGCAAGGCTTTCCCTGCCGCGCCCACCCTATATCGCCGCCCAGGCGCTGGTGGGCTGCATGATCGCCGAATCGCTGAATGGCGATATCCTGCGACGGTTCTTGCAGGATTGGCCGCTGTTTATCGGCGCGACCCTGTCGGTGATCGCCCTCAGTTCGCTGCTCGGCTATATCATGGCGAGGCGCCATGTTCTGCCGGGGACCACGGCGGTCTGGGGCAGTTCGGCCGGAGCGGCCTCGGCCATGGTGCTGATGGCAGAAGCTTACGGCGCCGACACGCGGCTGGTTGCCTTCATGCAATATCTGCGGGTGGTCTGTGTGGCCTCGGCGGCTGCGGCCATGGCAGCCTTCGTCTTCAATATCGCCGGTGCCGAGCCGCCACCCCTGGTATTTTTTCCTGAAATTGATTGGCAAGCTCTGGCCATGACGCTTGCGATTACCGCTGCGGCCACAGCCGCCGGTCACTATCTGAAAATCCCGGCAGGCACGATGCTGGTGCCGATGCTGGTCATGGCCGTGCTGAATTCCTTCGGGCTGGTGAAGATCGAACTGCCGCTCTGGCTGCTGGCCGTGGCCTATGCCATGGTCGGGTGGCGCATCGGGCTGGCCTTCAGCCGCCGTCTTTTGCTGCATGCCGCCAAGGCGGCACCACAGGTCGCCCTGTCGATCCTGATTCTGATTTCTTTTGGCGGCTGCCTGGCTTTTCTGCTCTGGTATTTGCTCGGCGTCGATCCGCTGACCGCCTATCTCGCCACCAGCCCGGGCGGGTTGGATTCGGTGGCGATCATTGCCGCCACCACCCATGTGGACCTGCCCTTCGTGCTGGCCCTGCAAACGGCACGCTTCCTGATGATCCTGGCGCTCGGCCCGTCGATTTCAAAGTTCATCGCCAACCGGATCAAGGCATAG
- the era gene encoding GTPase Era yields MTEHENQPAGDGQIADTVAGTVAEDAAAVRPTHSGFVALIGPTNAGKSTLVNRFVGAKVSIVSHKVQTTRAVMRGIAIHNNAQIVFMDTPGIFKPRRKLDRAMVTSAWGGAKDADVILLLIDSERGLRGDGEAILEALKDVHQPKILVLNKIDQVRHEDLLKLASTANEAVKFERTFMISATNGSGCQDVMDYLADYLPEGPWYYPEDQISDLPMRQLAAEITREKLFLRLHQELPYSSHVETEKWEERKDGSVRIEQVIYVERDSQKKIVLGKNGDAIKSISTSSRKEMSEILEQTVHLFLFVKVRENWGNDPERFREMGLEFPRD; encoded by the coding sequence ATGACCGAGCATGAAAACCAACCGGCTGGCGATGGCCAGATCGCAGACACCGTTGCGGGTACCGTGGCCGAAGACGCGGCTGCTGTTCGTCCGACCCATTCCGGCTTCGTCGCCCTGATCGGTCCCACCAATGCTGGCAAGTCGACCCTGGTGAACCGGTTTGTGGGTGCCAAGGTGTCGATCGTCAGCCATAAGGTGCAGACGACGCGCGCCGTCATGCGCGGCATCGCCATCCATAACAATGCCCAGATCGTCTTCATGGACACGCCCGGCATTTTCAAGCCGCGCCGCAAGCTGGACCGCGCCATGGTGACATCCGCCTGGGGCGGGGCCAAGGATGCGGATGTGATCCTGTTGTTGATCGACAGTGAACGCGGATTGCGCGGCGATGGCGAAGCCATTCTGGAAGCGCTGAAGGATGTGCATCAGCCGAAAATCCTGGTGCTGAACAAGATCGACCAGGTTCGTCATGAGGATCTGCTGAAACTGGCCTCCACCGCCAACGAGGCGGTCAAATTCGAGCGCACCTTCATGATCTCCGCCACCAACGGTTCTGGTTGCCAGGACGTGATGGATTATCTGGCCGATTATCTTCCGGAAGGCCCCTGGTACTATCCGGAGGATCAGATTTCCGATCTGCCGATGCGCCAGCTGGCGGCGGAAATCACCCGTGAAAAACTCTTCCTGCGCCTGCATCAGGAATTGCCTTATTCCTCCCATGTCGAAACCGAGAAATGGGAAGAGCGCAAGGACGGCTCGGTCAGAATCGAGCAGGTGATCTATGTCGAGCGCGACAGCCAGAAGAAGATCGTGCTCGGCAAGAATGGCGATGCCATCAAGTCGATCTCCACCAGTTCGCGCAAGGAAATGTCGGAGATTCTCGAGCAGACGGTCCACCTGTTCCTGTTCGTGAAAGTCCGTGAAAACTGGGGCAACGATCCCGAGCGGTTCCGTGAAATGGGCCTGGAGTTTCCAAGGGACTAA
- the rnc gene encoding ribonuclease III, with protein MKAPKALTAEEREKVEAVIGYRFIGKERLDKALTHSSARPAKGSDYERLEFLGDRVLGLCVAEHLFKVFRAATEGELSVRLNQLVSAETCAAVADEIQLHRYIRTGADVKKLTDKNMLNVRADVVESLIAAIYLDAGLEAARAFVLKFWAERASRQDAGRRDAKTELQEWAHAKFAATPVYRVADRSGPDHDPSFTVTVEIGKLQPETGIDRSKRAAEQAAATRLLEREGVWTRSAASD; from the coding sequence ATGAAGGCTCCCAAGGCCCTGACTGCTGAGGAACGCGAAAAAGTGGAGGCCGTGATCGGCTACCGCTTTATCGGCAAGGAACGGCTGGACAAGGCGCTGACCCATTCCAGCGCCCGACCCGCCAAGGGCAGCGATTATGAGCGCCTGGAATTCCTGGGCGACCGGGTGCTTGGCCTTTGCGTGGCCGAGCATTTGTTCAAGGTGTTTCGCGCTGCCACCGAAGGCGAGTTGTCGGTGCGGCTGAACCAATTGGTCAGCGCGGAGACCTGTGCGGCGGTGGCCGATGAAATCCAGCTGCATCGCTATATCCGCACCGGCGCTGACGTCAAAAAGCTGACCGACAAGAACATGCTGAATGTGCGGGCCGATGTGGTGGAAAGCCTGATTGCCGCCATTTATCTGGATGCCGGACTGGAAGCGGCGCGTGCCTTCGTGTTGAAGTTCTGGGCTGAGCGTGCCTCCCGGCAGGATGCCGGTCGACGTGACGCCAAGACCGAGCTACAGGAATGGGCACACGCAAAATTTGCAGCGACCCCGGTCTACCGGGTTGCGGACCGCTCCGGACCGGATCATGATCCGAGCTTCACGGTCACGGTGGAAATCGGCAAGCTGCAGCCGGAAACCGGAATTGACCGGTCGAAGCGCGCCGCAGAACAGGCGGCGGCGACCCGGTTGCTGGAAAGAGAAGGCGTGTGGACGAGATCCGCCGCCTCAGATTGA
- the lepB gene encoding signal peptidase I, whose amino-acid sequence MTDKVEKKQNALWENIKVIIQALVLAMVIRTVLFQPFTIPSGSMMPTLLVGDYIFVNKFSYGYSKYSLPFSLDLFSGRILASEPKRGDVVVFRFPPNPDIDYIKRLVGLPGDRIQVTDGVLLVNGKPIPKVPDGTFTSDYRMDAGRDVPVFRETLDNGVNYDTLDEVQNSAGDNTREFTVPAGHYFMMGDNRDNSADSRFDVGMVPAENLIGRASVIFFSLGNNTSFREIWKWPSNMRWDRLFKVVQ is encoded by the coding sequence GTGACGGATAAAGTCGAAAAGAAGCAGAATGCCCTTTGGGAGAACATCAAGGTCATCATTCAGGCGCTGGTGCTTGCCATGGTGATCCGCACCGTGCTGTTCCAGCCTTTCACCATTCCGTCCGGCTCGATGATGCCGACGCTGCTGGTGGGTGATTATATCTTCGTCAACAAGTTCTCCTACGGCTATTCGAAATATTCGCTGCCTTTTTCCCTCGATCTGTTCTCCGGCCGTATTCTGGCGAGTGAGCCCAAGCGCGGCGATGTCGTCGTCTTCCGCTTTCCGCCCAATCCTGACATCGATTATATCAAGCGCCTTGTCGGTTTGCCGGGCGACCGTATCCAGGTGACGGATGGCGTGTTGCTGGTGAATGGCAAGCCGATACCGAAAGTGCCGGATGGAACCTTTACCTCCGATTATCGGATGGATGCCGGGCGCGACGTGCCTGTGTTCCGCGAAACGCTTGATAATGGCGTCAATTACGACACACTGGATGAAGTGCAGAATTCGGCTGGCGATAATACCCGTGAATTTACCGTTCCCGCCGGTCATTATTTCATGATGGGCGATAACCGCGATAATTCCGCTGATAGTCGCTTCGACGTGGGCATGGTTCCGGCTGAAAACCTGATCGGCCGTGCCTCGGTGATCTTCTTCTCGCTTGGCAACAACACGTCCTTCCGCGAAATTTGGAAATGGCCGTCCAATATGCGGTGGGACCGTTTGTTCAAGGTTGTTCAATGA
- a CDS encoding DUF3563 family protein, which yields MFGPIRKFARALRVPTAQEREMAYLNAAHDRLDLEYRQREIDGGLFRRIR from the coding sequence ATGTTTGGTCCTATTCGCAAATTTGCCCGCGCCCTGCGCGTCCCGACTGCCCAGGAACGTGAAATGGCTTATCTGAACGCTGCTCATGACCGCCTGGATCTGGAATATCGCCAGCGCGAAATCGATGGTGGCCTGTTCCGTCGCATCCGTTAA
- a CDS encoding RelA/SpoT family protein encodes MMRQYELVERVQKYKPDANEALLNKAYVYAMQKHGQQKRASGDPYISHPLEVAAILTEMHLDESTIAVALLHDTIEDTTATRAEIDELFGEDIGRLVEGLTKLKKLDLVTKKAKQAENLRKLLLAISDDVRVLLVKLADRLHNMRTLEHMRPDKRARISEETMEIYAPLAGRMGMQDMRDELEDLSFRYINPEAYETVTKRLEELSRRNEGLIKKIEDELSDLLVANGLLQASVKGRQKKPYSVFRKMQSKSLSFEQLSDVYGFRILVDGVAACYRALGIVHTRWRVVPGRFKDYISTPKQNDYRSLHTTIVGPSRQRIELQIRTHRMHEIAEYGIAAHALYKDGEGGGEGELLSRESNAYSWLRHTIEALAEANNPEEFLEHTKLELFQDQVFCFTPKGKLIALPRGATPIDFAYAVHTNIGDTTVGAKINGRIMPLVTRLANGDEVEIIRSGVQVPPAAWEEIVVTGKARAAIRRATRMAIRKQYSGLGYRILERTFERAGKTFSREILKPVLHRLGHKDVEDAIAAVGRGEVSSLDVLRAVFPDYQDERVTVKPAMDDGWFNMRSASGMMFKLPQGKKASDAAKPADGSLGEELDPLPIRGLAGNLEVHFSAAGAVPGDRIVGIMEDGKGIIIYPIQASALQKYDDEPERWIDVRWDLDEANKSRFHSRILINAINEPGTLAKVAQLIAGLDINIRLLSMMRVAADFTEMAFDLDVWDLRQLNQLLSQLKELDCVATAKRVYD; translated from the coding sequence ATGATGCGGCAGTATGAGCTCGTGGAGCGGGTACAGAAGTACAAGCCCGACGCCAACGAAGCATTGCTCAACAAGGCCTATGTCTACGCCATGCAGAAACATGGCCAGCAGAAGCGAGCCAGCGGCGATCCCTATATTTCCCATCCGCTGGAAGTGGCCGCCATCCTCACCGAAATGCATCTGGACGAGTCGACGATCGCCGTTGCCCTCCTGCATGACACGATCGAGGATACCACGGCGACCAGGGCCGAAATCGACGAATTGTTCGGCGAGGATATCGGCCGGCTCGTCGAGGGCCTGACCAAGCTCAAGAAACTCGATCTCGTTACCAAGAAAGCCAAGCAGGCCGAAAACCTGCGCAAGCTGCTGCTGGCGATTTCCGACGATGTGCGGGTTCTGTTGGTCAAACTGGCCGACCGCCTGCACAATATGCGCACGCTGGAGCATATGCGCCCAGACAAGCGCGCCCGGATTTCCGAGGAAACCATGGAAATCTATGCGCCTCTGGCCGGTCGCATGGGTATGCAGGACATGCGCGACGAGCTGGAGGACCTGTCCTTCCGCTATATCAATCCCGAAGCCTATGAGACCGTTACCAAGCGGCTGGAAGAGCTTTCCCGGCGAAACGAAGGGCTGATCAAGAAGATCGAAGACGAGTTGAGCGATCTGCTGGTCGCCAATGGTCTGCTCCAGGCCTCGGTGAAGGGTCGCCAGAAGAAACCCTATTCGGTGTTTCGCAAGATGCAGTCCAAATCGCTGTCCTTCGAGCAGCTTTCGGATGTCTACGGTTTCCGCATCCTGGTCGATGGCGTTGCGGCCTGTTACCGGGCGCTTGGCATTGTCCATACCCGCTGGCGGGTGGTGCCTGGCCGGTTCAAGGACTATATCTCGACGCCGAAGCAGAACGATTACCGGTCGCTGCACACCACCATCGTCGGCCCGTCGCGCCAGCGTATCGAGTTGCAGATCCGCACCCACCGCATGCATGAAATCGCCGAATACGGCATCGCCGCCCATGCGCTCTACAAGGATGGCGAGGGCGGTGGCGAAGGCGAGCTGCTGTCGCGTGAAAGCAATGCCTATTCCTGGCTGCGTCACACGATCGAAGCCCTGGCGGAAGCCAACAATCCTGAAGAATTTCTCGAACATACCAAGCTGGAACTGTTCCAGGACCAGGTGTTCTGCTTTACCCCAAAGGGCAAGCTGATCGCCCTGCCGCGCGGTGCCACGCCGATCGACTTTGCCTATGCGGTTCATACCAATATCGGCGATACCACCGTCGGCGCCAAGATCAATGGCCGGATCATGCCGCTGGTCACTCGCCTTGCCAATGGCGATGAGGTGGAGATTATCCGCTCCGGCGTTCAGGTGCCGCCGGCGGCCTGGGAAGAGATTGTCGTCACCGGCAAGGCCCGCGCCGCCATCCGCCGCGCCACCCGCATGGCGATCCGCAAGCAATATTCCGGCCTTGGCTACCGAATCCTGGAACGAACCTTCGAGCGGGCGGGCAAGACGTTTTCCCGCGAGATCCTGAAACCGGTTCTGCACAGGCTGGGCCATAAGGATGTCGAGGATGCCATCGCGGCTGTCGGGCGCGGTGAAGTGTCTTCGCTCGATGTGCTGCGCGCCGTTTTCCCCGATTATCAGGACGAGCGCGTTACGGTAAAGCCCGCCATGGACGACGGCTGGTTCAACATGCGCTCAGCCAGCGGCATGATGTTCAAGCTGCCGCAAGGCAAGAAGGCATCTGACGCCGCAAAACCTGCCGATGGCAGTCTGGGGGAGGAGCTGGATCCGCTGCCGATCCGGGGGCTTGCCGGTAATCTCGAAGTGCATTTCTCCGCAGCCGGTGCCGTTCCCGGCGACCGGATTGTCGGCATCATGGAAGACGGCAAGGGGATCATCATCTATCCGATCCAGGCGTCTGCCTTGCAGAAATATGATGACGAGCCGGAGCGCTGGATCGATGTCCGCTGGGATCTGGATGAGGCCAACAAGTCGCGCTTCCATTCCCGCATCCTGATCAACGCCATCAACGAGCCAGGCACGTTGGCCAAGGTGGCGCAGTTGATTGCCGGGCTGGACATCAATATCCGGCTTCTGTCCATGATGCGCGTCGCTGCCGATTTCACCGAAATGGCCTTCGATCTGGATGTCTGGGACCTGCGCCAGCTTAACCAGCTTTTGTCGCAGCTGAAGGAGCTGGATTGCGTGGCAACCGCCAAACGGGTCTATGACTGA
- the rpoZ gene encoding DNA-directed RNA polymerase subunit omega produces the protein MARVTVEDCIDKVDNRFELVLLASHRARQISQGAQITIDRDNDKNPVVALREIADETLSPDDLKEDLIHSLQKHVEVDEPEQDAASVAEGQLTSGSQDEDEMPETVAFDQMSEEELLAGIEGLVPPEKSDDY, from the coding sequence ATGGCACGCGTCACCGTGGAAGATTGCATCGACAAGGTCGATAACCGTTTCGAACTGGTTCTGCTGGCAAGCCATCGCGCCCGTCAGATCTCCCAGGGAGCCCAGATCACCATCGACCGCGACAATGACAAGAATCCTGTCGTTGCCCTGCGCGAAATCGCCGATGAGACCCTGTCGCCGGACGATCTGAAGGAAGATCTGATCCATTCCCTGCAAAAGCATGTCGAAGTCGACGAGCCGGAACAGGATGCTGCTTCCGTTGCCGAAGGCCAGCTGACCAGCGGCTCGCAAGACGAGGACGAAATGCCGGAAACCGTAGCCTTCGACCAGATGTCGGAAGAAGAGCTGCTGGCCGGCATCGAGGGCCTTGTTCCGCCGGAAAAGAGCGACGATTACTGA
- a CDS encoding NYN domain-containing protein, with protein sequence MFDPREKIALFIDGANLYAASKSLGFDIDYRKLLKAFQKRGYLLRAYYYTALIEDQEYSSIRPLIDWLDYNGYKVITKPAKEFTDSMGRRKVKGNMDIELAIDAMEQSETVDHLVIFSGDGDFTTLVEALQRKGRKVSVVSTMSTQPPMIADDLRRQADHFIDLVSLKAEIGRDPSERPIRQVEPMLAEPQI encoded by the coding sequence ATGTTTGATCCGAGAGAAAAAATAGCGCTTTTCATAGACGGCGCAAATTTATATGCGGCTTCCAAAAGCCTTGGTTTCGATATCGACTACCGCAAGCTGCTCAAAGCATTTCAAAAGCGTGGTTATCTGCTGCGCGCTTACTATTACACCGCGTTGATCGAAGACCAGGAATATTCGTCGATCCGCCCTTTGATCGATTGGCTCGACTATAACGGCTACAAGGTCATTACCAAGCCGGCCAAGGAATTCACCGATTCCATGGGCCGTCGCAAGGTCAAGGGCAATATGGATATCGAACTGGCCATCGATGCGATGGAACAGTCCGAAACTGTGGATCATCTGGTGATATTCTCCGGCGACGGCGATTTTACCACGCTGGTCGAAGCTCTTCAGCGCAAGGGTCGCAAGGTTTCCGTGGTTTCGACCATGTCGACCCAGCCGCCGATGATTGCCGATGATCTTCGCCGCCAGGCCGATCACTTCATCGATCTCGTATCGCTGAAGGCTGAAATCGGTCGCGACCCAAGTGAACGGCCGATACGCCAGGTTGAACCTATGCTGGCCGAACCGCAGATCTGA
- a CDS encoding methyl-accepting chemotaxis protein gives MTNATDDNGDLHKRMAFLKLTASDLRVVAGLQPIIAHSIGPTLDIFYQIAKQHPEAAKFFSSDSHIEHAKQKQIQHWSHLLSGHLDGAYVASATTIGRTHAKLGLDPRWYIDGYGLILSGLVTGVLEAEMRGTVFGSRLKGAIPKISALIRATMLDMDFAISTYGEALSEERSKIAAERARIEEEQQQALSALDNALAALSSGNLTAQITTPLAPQYEALRGNFNKAVATLAGAFDEISHEAGQVNANTRELTRATDDMAKRTEQQAAALEETAAALEEISVIAKQSALRSREAQTVASDAAEAAGKSAEIVGNAVTAMSAIEESSKKISSIISVIDEISFQTNLLALNAGVEAARAGEAGKGFAVVAQEVRELAQRSANAAKEIKTLIDRSSKDVANGVALVNQTGDVLRTISDQVREVDGHIVAIAQAAQEQASGMSEINAAISSMDQLTQQNASMVEETNASTHTLQGVSDHLASLLARFQTQGTKAHAPRSGAYHQSYAA, from the coding sequence ATGACTAATGCAACCGATGACAATGGCGATCTTCACAAGCGAATGGCTTTCCTCAAGCTGACGGCAAGCGATCTGCGGGTCGTCGCCGGCTTGCAGCCGATCATTGCCCATTCCATCGGTCCGACGCTGGACATCTTCTACCAGATCGCAAAACAGCATCCGGAAGCAGCCAAGTTCTTTTCCAGCGACAGCCATATCGAACACGCCAAGCAGAAACAGATCCAGCATTGGAGCCACCTGCTTTCCGGCCATCTGGACGGCGCTTATGTTGCCTCGGCAACCACGATTGGTCGCACCCATGCCAAATTGGGCCTCGACCCACGCTGGTATATCGACGGCTATGGCCTGATTCTCTCAGGCCTGGTCACCGGCGTGCTGGAAGCAGAAATGCGTGGAACCGTGTTCGGCAGTCGCTTGAAGGGCGCCATTCCAAAAATCTCAGCGCTGATCCGCGCCACGATGCTGGACATGGATTTTGCCATTTCCACCTATGGCGAAGCATTGAGCGAGGAGCGCAGCAAAATTGCCGCGGAGCGCGCCAGGATCGAAGAAGAACAGCAACAGGCGCTCAGCGCGCTGGACAATGCATTGGCGGCGCTCAGCAGCGGCAATTTGACAGCGCAGATTACCACGCCGCTTGCGCCACAATATGAAGCCTTGCGCGGCAACTTCAACAAGGCCGTCGCCACCCTGGCCGGCGCTTTCGACGAAATCAGCCACGAGGCAGGCCAGGTCAATGCCAATACCCGTGAGCTGACCCGGGCGACCGACGACATGGCCAAGCGCACGGAACAACAGGCCGCCGCCCTTGAAGAGACGGCTGCCGCGCTGGAGGAAATCAGCGTGATTGCCAAGCAATCGGCGCTGCGCAGCCGCGAAGCCCAGACGGTGGCCAGCGATGCCGCCGAGGCTGCTGGCAAATCCGCCGAGATCGTCGGCAATGCGGTCACGGCCATGAGCGCCATTGAGGAGAGTTCAAAGAAGATTTCTTCGATCATCAGCGTTATCGACGAAATTTCCTTCCAGACCAATCTGCTGGCGCTGAATGCCGGGGTGGAAGCAGCGCGGGCGGGCGAGGCAGGCAAGGGTTTCGCGGTCGTGGCCCAGGAGGTGCGCGAACTGGCGCAGCGCTCCGCCAATGCCGCCAAGGAAATCAAGACGCTGATCGACCGCTCGTCGAAAGACGTCGCTAATGGCGTGGCCCTGGTCAACCAGACGGGCGACGTCTTGCGTACCATCAGCGATCAGGTTCGCGAAGTAGACGGTCACATTGTAGCAATAGCCCAGGCCGCCCAGGAACAGGCGTCCGGCATGAGTGAAATCAATGCCGCGATTTCCAGCATGGACCAGTTGACCCAGCAGAATGCCTCGATGGTAGAGGAAACCAACGCCTCCACCCATACGCTGCAAGGCGTATCAGACCATCTGGCGTCGCTGCTGGCTCGTTTCCAGACTCAAGGGACGAAGGCGCATGCACCCCGTTCCGGTGCTTATCATCAGAGCTATGCAGCCTGA
- a CDS encoding bifunctional transcriptional activator/DNA repair enzyme AdaA, with product MLFKKPSDDTLYAALVAKDASYDGFAYVCVTSTRIFCRFTCTARKPKPENCRFTETIAACLEGGFRPCKRCRPLLAYGHADPLVQSLLDLLEADPGRRWREDDVIALGHDPSTVRRAFKRRFGVSFIEMARLRRISLGTEILAAGEAVIEAQMEAGYESGSGFRAAITQMLGNAPARMKDLGLLKADWIDTPIGPMLAIADDHALHLLEFADRPALPTELNRLKARQGCGVAIGRTAVTEQIAAELARYFSGDPNDFETRLAGHGTPFERDVWQALRQIPVGETCSYSELATSLDRPSAVRAVARANGANQIAIVIPCHRVIGADGSLTGYGGGLWRKQWLLNHERRIKHNS from the coding sequence ATGCTGTTCAAAAAACCTTCCGACGATACCCTCTACGCCGCACTGGTCGCCAAAGATGCATCCTATGACGGCTTCGCCTATGTCTGCGTCACCTCGACACGGATTTTCTGCCGGTTCACCTGCACGGCGCGCAAACCCAAGCCGGAAAACTGCCGGTTCACGGAGACCATCGCCGCCTGCCTTGAAGGCGGCTTTCGTCCCTGCAAGCGCTGCCGCCCCCTTCTTGCCTATGGCCACGCCGATCCGCTGGTGCAATCCCTGCTGGATCTGTTGGAGGCCGATCCTGGCCGTCGCTGGCGGGAGGACGATGTGATCGCGCTTGGCCATGACCCGTCCACGGTACGGCGCGCGTTTAAACGCCGGTTCGGAGTGAGCTTTATCGAAATGGCACGGCTGCGCCGGATCAGCCTTGGCACCGAAATCCTCGCCGCGGGCGAAGCCGTGATCGAAGCGCAGATGGAGGCCGGATATGAATCCGGCAGCGGCTTTCGTGCCGCCATCACCCAAATGCTCGGTAATGCTCCTGCACGGATGAAGGATCTCGGCCTGCTCAAGGCTGACTGGATCGACACACCAATCGGGCCGATGCTGGCGATCGCCGACGATCATGCGCTGCATCTGCTCGAATTTGCCGACCGGCCTGCCCTGCCAACGGAACTGAACCGTCTGAAGGCAAGACAGGGCTGCGGAGTAGCAATTGGGCGAACCGCCGTGACCGAACAGATCGCTGCCGAACTGGCGCGCTATTTCAGCGGCGATCCCAATGATTTCGAAACCCGGCTTGCCGGACATGGCACTCCATTCGAGCGCGATGTGTGGCAGGCACTGCGGCAAATCCCGGTGGGGGAGACCTGTAGCTATTCAGAGCTGGCGACATCACTTGACCGTCCAAGCGCCGTGCGGGCTGTGGCGCGGGCAAATGGAGCAAACCAGATCGCTATCGTCATACCATGCCACCGCGTCATCGGCGCGGATGGCAGCCTCACCGGCTATGGCGGCGGGCTTTGGCGCAAACAGTGGCTGCTCAATCACGAACGACGCATAAAACACAACTCATAA